A genomic segment from Candidatus Hydrogenedentota bacterium encodes:
- a CDS encoding DUF1553 domain-containing protein, whose translation LYTFVYRASPPPSLIVFDAPDGFNSCTRRIRSNTPLQALTLMNDTSFFECAQAMEKIIVKEGMEIAFKRCTSRQPSANELAVLKKLDSLTAARALLNLDETFTRE comes from the coding sequence GCTCTACACGTTTGTTTATCGAGCTTCTCCGCCGCCATCGCTCATTGTGTTTGATGCGCCGGATGGATTTAACAGCTGCACACGCCGCATCCGCAGCAATACGCCGCTCCAAGCACTGACCCTCATGAATGACACATCATTCTTCGAGTGCGCGCAAGCCATGGAGAAGATCATCGTCAAAGAAGGCATGGAGATTGCCTTCAAGCGCTGCACTTCGCGTCAACCATCCGCCAACGAACTCGCAGTGCTCAAGAAACTGGACAGCCTCACCGCTGCCAGAGCCCTTCTGAACCTCGACGAAACCTTTACCCGCGAGTAA